One part of the Oncorhynchus clarkii lewisi isolate Uvic-CL-2024 chromosome 7, UVic_Ocla_1.0, whole genome shotgun sequence genome encodes these proteins:
- the LOC139413131 gene encoding insulin receptor substrate 2-like, with protein sequence MASPQTNGGHLLSNVTNNIKKCGYLKKQKHGHRRFFVLREPSESFPARLEYYESEKKWKNKSAAKRVILLDSCLCINKRADSKHKHLIAFYTKDEYFAVAAENEQEQESWFRVLSDLVEEGKVYDSPASNSTSLFCFEEANYSMITPATAFCKEVWQVNLKSRGLGQTKHLTGVFRLCLSSRTISFVKLNSEVAAVSLQLMNIRRCGHSDSFFFIEVGRSAVTGPGELWMQADDSVVAQNIHETILEAMKAMKELSESRPRSKSQSASTNPISVPTRRNLNNLPPSQTGLVRRSRTNSIVATSPMSKFTSCRIRTASEGDDSMVRPVSMSISMSGRPTSPLSNRNPLSRSNTLSTGLTCRILESSLQHSRSMPVSNSPPSVCSSICLSPMSGTLPTPDAVHRPFSCSASISGSLSDASFMLCNEHSSSPGDTSILLPITRSDTHDSLSSTPPSREANDLCGYMIMDRTNDQRQVCQEEDLTLEKAYRKRTYSLTTPRHQRVPAQLSSASLDEYTLMRAAHHTNSGHHSGRSSISASPKVSYPKSKVNQVGDDGYMPMMAGVASPPRGNNSKADAYMPMSPMCVSAPKQIINPLAQNHQYEAGDQTNSPSSGGSLEDSGYMRMWCGSKSSVESPDSRSTYMNMSPRNTAYTTSQTPPDYFLDQLPGREPSITPIYSTDSLPRPIKLHQASKEAGDTGDQYVLMSPQGHQSLGRESDDYYSVMTNPAPPNSSVPSHIRQSRGTESLTSHRGRMGRPNRLSLDSCRILPSMNEHLLPREPRSPGEYINIDFSEGTKYSPPSASNESQESSLGSSGGQPRSPLSDYMNLHHVVSHSPKTGDTPAGRLDTVPESSLCPCLDGEGVYRLRSKRDSKCPQRGKDEYTEMTFGLGMTNMPPQFVPQTSASPSAREKRLSLGEQGLPGGMGVFLLGAATPVDPDRAAKVIRADPHGRRRHSSETFSSTATVTPVFPSFAHGDAKHHSSVENLSVRSSESSDEECGSPMSREISGGFQNGLNYIALNLMEDRDLEGPCCEDLTTVSFKPASSCKGALHGLRVAPYVCLGFKEAVTSVKD encoded by the exons ATGGCGAGTCCTCAAACGAATGGAGGACACTTGTTGTctaatgtgaccaataacattaaGAAATGTGGATATCTAAAGAAACAGAAGCATGGACACAGACGTTTTTTCGTGTTGAGAGAACCCAGCGAGAGCTTTCCTGCCCGCCTGGAATACTACGAGAGCGAGAAGAAGTGGAAAAACAAGTCGGCTGCTAAAAGGGTGATACTGCTGGACTCCTGTCTTTGCATAAACAAGCGAGCGGACTCCAAGCACAAACACCTCATCGCCTTTTACACCAAGGACGAATACTTTGCAGTGGCAGCCGAAAACgagcaggagcaggagagctGGTTTCGAGTGTTGTCGGATTTGGTCGAAGAGGGGAAAGTCTATGACAGCCCCGCGTCTAATTCCACCTCTCTTTTCTGTTTTGAGGAGGCGAATTACAGTATGATCACGCCGGCCACTGCCTTTTGCAAGGAGGTATGGCAAGTGAATTTGAAATCCAGAGGACTGGGTCAAACAAAACATTTGACAGGGGTGTTTAGGCTGTGTTTATCCAGTCGGACTATCAGCTTTGTGAAACTGAACTCGGAGGTTGCAGCTGTCAGTTTACAGCTCATGAATATCCGGAGATGTGGCCACTCCGACAGCTTTTTCTTCATCGAGGTTGGTAGGTCGGCTGTCACTGGCCCTGGTGAGCTCTGGATGCAGGCGGATGACTCGGTAGTTGCGCAAAACATCCACGAGACCATCCTGGAGGCGATGAAAGCCATGAAAGAGCTGTCAGAATCAAGACCACGCAGCAAGAGTCAGTCGGCTAGCACCAACCCCATTTCCGTGCCCACAAGACGCAACTTGAACAATCTGCCTCCAAGTCAGACAGGGTTGGTGAGGAGGTCGAGAACAAACAGCATAGTGGCCACATCCCCAATGAGCAAGTTCACATCCTGTCGAATAAGGACAGCTAGTGAGGGGGATGACAGCATGGTCAGGCCAGTGTCTATGTCAATATCTATGAGCGGGAGACccaccagtcccctctccaaccgGAACCCTCTGAGCAGGTCCAATACGCTCTCCACTGGCCTCACCTGCCGGATACTGGAGTCCAGCCTCCAGCACAGCCGCTCCATGCCTGTCTCCAACTCCCCTCCCTCAGTCTGCAGTTCCATCTGCCTCTCCCCCATGAGTGGGACCCTCCCCACCCCTGATGCGGTCCACCGCCCCTTCAGCTGCAGCGCCTCTATCTCAGGCTCCCTCAGCGACGCAAGCTTCATGCTATGCAATGAGCACAGCTCCAGCCCAGGCGACACCTCTATTCTCCTGCCCATCACTAGGAGTGACACCCACGACTCCCTCTCCAGCACTCCTCCCTCCCGGGAGGCCAACGATCTGTGTGGCTACATGATTATGGACAGGACCAATGACCAACGGCAGGTGTGCCAGGAAGAGGACTTGACATTGGAGAAGGCGTACAGGAAGAGAACATACTCCCTCACCACACCACGCCATCAGCGGGTGCCCGCCCAGCTGTCCTCTGCCTCGTTGGATGAGTACACCCTAATGCGGGCTGCCCACCACACCAACAGCGGGCACCACTCCGGGCGCAGCTCCATCTCCGCCTCCCCAAAGGTGTCCTACCCCAAATCCAAAGTTAACCAAGTAGGGGATGATGGCTATATGCCTATGATGGCGGGCGTGGCATCACCGCCCAGGGGCAACAACAGCAAGGCAGATGCTTACATGCCCATGAGCCCCATGTGTGTCTCGGCTCCCAAGCAGATCATTAACCCCTTGGCCCAAAACCACCAGTACGAGGCCGGCGACCAGACCAACTCACCCAGCAGCGGAGGCTCCTTGGAGGACAGTGGCTACATGAGGATGTGGTGCGGCTCCAAGTCTTCCGTTGAAAGCCCAGACAGCCGCTCGACCTACATGAACATGTCCCCTCGCAACACCGCTTACACCACCTCGCAGACCCCCCCGGACTACTTCCTAGACCAGCTTCCGGGTCGTGAGCCTTCCATCACACCCATCTACTCCACAGACTCCCTGCCACGCCCCATCAAACTCCACCAGGCTTCCAAGGAGGCGGGGGACACTGGTGACCAGTACGTCCTGATGAGCCCGCAAGGCCATCAGTCGCTAGGTAGGGAGTCAGACGACTACTACTCAGTGATGACCAATCCGGCCCCGCCCAACTCCTCGGTGCCCTCGCACATCAGACAGAGCCGGGGGACTGAGAGCCTGACATCCCACCGGGGGAGAATGGGGCGACCTAACCGGCTATCTCTGGACAGCTGTAGGATCCTACCCAGCATGAACGAGCACCTCTTGCCCAGGGAACCCAGGAGCCCGGGCGAGTATATCAACATAGACTTCAGTGAGGGCACCAAGTACTCCCCGCCGTCAGCATCCAATGAGAGCCAGGAGTCGTCTCTGGGCTCCAGCGGCGGCCAGCCGAGGTCCCCTCTCTCCGACTACATGAACCTGCACCACGTCGTCTCACACTCACCCAAGACCGGAGACACCCCTGCCGGACGGTTGGACACAGTCCCTGAGTCATCCCTGTGCCCTTGTCTGGATGGGGAGGGGGTGTACCGTCTCAGATCGAAGAGGGATTCCAAGTGCCCCCAGAGAGGCAAGGATGAGTACACCGAGATGACATTTGGACTTGGAATGACCAACATGCCTCCCCAGTTCGTCCCTCAGACCTCAGCAAG CCCCAGTGCCAGAGAGAAGAGGCTATCCCTGGGTGAGCAGGGCCTCCCGGGGGGCATGGGGGTGTTCCTCCTTGGCGCGGCCACCCCCGTGGATCCTGACAGGGCCGCCAAGGTGATCCGGGCCGACCCCCATGGGCGCAGGCGGCACAGCTCTGAAACCTTCTCCTCTACGGCTACCGTCACCCCCGTGTTCCCCTCGTTCGCCCATGGGGACGCCAAACACCACAGCTCGGTGGAGAACCTGTCGGTACGGAGCAGCGAGAGCTCCGACGAGGAGTGTGGCAGCCCCATGAGTAGAGAGATCTCTGGGGGCTTCCAGAATGGACTGAACTATATTGCCCTGAACCTGATGGAGGACAGGGACCTGGAGGGACCTTGTTGCGAAGACCTGACCACGGTCAGCTTTAAGCCGGCCAGCAGCTGCAAGGGAGCCCTCCATGGATTACGTGTCGCGCCGTACGTCTGTTTGGGGTTCAAGGAGGCGGTCACCTCTGTtaaag